A single region of the Thermococcus zilligii AN1 genome encodes:
- a CDS encoding AAA family ATPase produces the protein MYFDERPKSRREDLYDREGELEEILTSIESRKPLVVLKGIRRLGKTSLLRVALNEARVPHVIVDLRGVNPNSRRDLYLRFQAALNEYLSKNASLFARLKKKIKLIEGVNLSEIGVSLSWKNPETLYSLISALEGEGFVIAFDEVQEARGPAGKELASLIAHFYDYGETTFILTGSEIGLLYDFLGVENPDAPLYGRAFQEIELLRFSREQSLDFLRKGFEQAGIDAPEEVLENAIDRLDGIVGWLVKFGVVSLREGLREEVIYKVLEEASRLALAELKRFLEKRPLARRRYLTVLRAIASGKNTWGELKREVERKEKREIEDAALARLLNALLKASFVEKRVEGRNVTYGIADPVLEFALLH, from the coding sequence TTGTACTTCGACGAGAGGCCCAAGAGCAGGAGGGAGGACCTGTACGACAGGGAGGGGGAGCTTGAGGAGATACTCACCTCCATTGAATCCCGTAAACCGCTGGTGGTTCTCAAGGGAATCCGCAGACTCGGGAAGACCTCTCTCCTGAGGGTTGCCCTCAACGAAGCCAGGGTTCCGCACGTGATAGTAGACCTCCGCGGGGTGAACCCGAACTCAAGGCGCGACCTCTACCTCCGCTTTCAGGCGGCGCTAAATGAGTATCTCTCAAAGAACGCCTCCCTCTTTGCGAGGCTGAAGAAGAAGATAAAACTCATAGAAGGCGTGAACCTTTCGGAAATCGGTGTCTCGCTCTCGTGGAAGAACCCGGAAACGCTTTACTCCCTGATTTCGGCGCTCGAAGGCGAGGGCTTTGTTATAGCCTTCGATGAAGTCCAGGAAGCGAGAGGGCCGGCTGGAAAAGAACTTGCCTCCCTGATAGCCCACTTCTACGACTACGGGGAGACAACATTCATCCTGACCGGTTCAGAAATTGGCCTCCTATACGACTTCCTCGGCGTTGAGAACCCCGATGCTCCCCTCTACGGGAGGGCCTTCCAAGAGATAGAGCTTTTAAGATTTTCAAGGGAGCAGAGCCTGGACTTCCTCAGGAAGGGCTTTGAGCAGGCTGGCATTGATGCCCCGGAGGAAGTTCTTGAGAATGCCATTGACAGGCTCGACGGAATAGTGGGCTGGCTCGTAAAGTTCGGTGTGGTTTCGCTCAGGGAAGGTCTTAGGGAGGAGGTTATCTATAAGGTTCTTGAAGAGGCATCCAGGCTCGCTTTGGCAGAGCTCAAGCGCTTCCTTGAAAAGCGCCCCCTTGCGAGAAGGCGCTATCTGACCGTTCTCCGGGCGATAGCCTCGGGTAAGAACACATGGGGCGAGCTGAAGAGAGAGGTCGAAAGAAAGGAGAAGAGGGAGATCGAAGATGCCGCACTGGCAAGGCTCCTCAACGCGCTCCTGAAAGCTTCCTTCGTAGAAAAGAGGGTTGAGGGGAGAAACGTGACCTACGGCATAGCCGACCCCGTGCTTGAGTTCGCCCTTCTCCATTAA